In the Candidatus Methanosuratincola sp. genome, TGCCTCCAACGGGGCAGGTTGGAATTCAGGAAGAGATCCGCCCTGATCAGGCTACACAACATGGAGCTAACCGAGGACGAGATAAGGCGGCTCGAAGAGATCGTTGAGGCGCACAGCTCGGCGTCTCAAGCATAGCAAAACTTATTTGCCAATCCTTGTTATGCCTCAAATCACATGAGGTTAATTAAAATGGTGTCCGTAAAAGTCGACCCTGAAAAGTGCAACGGAGACGCGATCTGCATCTCAATATGCCCGGTAAGCGTGTTCGAGCTCAATGACAACAAGGCAGTGCCCGTCAGGGAGCAGGACTGCATCCTCTGCATGGCCTGCGTCGCACAGTGCCCTACCCAGGCGATAGAGGTAAAAGAGTGATCATCGGATACCCTTCTTACCTCTACCCACTACTTTTTGTCAATTCCTTATAGTCGTCGTTCCGATTTTCCCCCTTTTGGTTTTGGTGACTGACCACGCCCGATCCTGTAATGTTTGCAGAATCCCTTTAGCGGGCAGCTCGGGCACCTCGGCCCAACCGGCCTGCATGTCCTCTTCCCGAACATCACGAATGTGTCGTTTACCTCCTTCCATGCGCTCCTGGGGAATATCTCCATCAGCCTCCTCTCGGTCTCCTCCGGGCTCTCAGTTTCGACGAGCCCGAGCCGGTTCGCAATCCTGTGTACATGCGTGTCCACCGGGATCGCCTCCAAACCGAATCCGTAGACCAGCGTGCAGTTCGCGGTCTTTCTGCCGACCGAAGGGAGCTCCATCAACTCCTCGAGGCTGTTGGGGACCTTGCCGCCGTGCTTCTCGTTTATCTCCTTTGCAATCCTGATCACTGCCCGAGCCTTGTTCCTGTAGAATCCGACCCCGCGTATCAGTCCCGCGACCTCAGCCTCGTCGGCATCGGCCAGCTCTTGCGGAGTCCTGAACTTCTCGAAGAGCCTCGCCGCCGCCTCGGACGTCTTCTCGTCCCTGGTCCTGTGGGAGAGGACGGTCGCTATCAGTACCGCGAACGGATCCCTGAGCCGCTCCTCGACCGCCGCAAGCGCGGTCTCCCCGCCGCCCGCAAGCGCAGCCTTCATTGCACGCAGGATCTCCCCTGGCTCCAATGTACCACCAGCAGCTTTAATATCCAACTGAAGTTAGCTATAAACAGTGAATCTGCGATGCCAAATAACATTTCTGATAAGTGGCAGAGACAGGAGAAGGAGTCTGCGGCAGACCGTGTGAGGGATCAGATCGTCCCGCAGCCCCCGATGAGCGAACGCCTCAACCTCGCGAAGAGGAAGCTCCAGGAGCAGATCCAGCACCTCGACAGGGTTTCGCAGAGACTCAGCGCCAAGGACAAGGACCTCTACGAGAGGATGGTAAAGGCTTACGGGGAGCACGATACCCAGCGGGCGCAGCTGATCGCCAACGAGCTCGCAGAGCTGAGGAAGATCGAGCAGAAGACCCAGTACGGGAAGTACGCCCTCGAGAGGGCGTATACGCGCATCGAGATGGCAAAGGACTTCGGCGACATGGTCGCGGCGCTCGTCCCGGTCGGGCAGGTTGTTAAGAGCGTCAAGGGCACCCTCGGCGAGTTCCTGCCGTCCACAGACGCCGCCCTCGGCGAGCTCTCGGGGATAATGAACGACACGCTCGTTTCGTTCTCGAACATCACGGGCGAGTCGCTCATCACCGGACCCGTCAGCGAGGACGCCGACAAGATACTGAAGGAGGCCGCCGCAGTCGCGGAGAGCAGGTTGAAGGACAAGCTCCCGGGCGCAGGAACCGACCAACCGCTGACCGACATCCAGTAAAAATCCCTGTTTTTCTACAATTCCTATCTTTTCAACGCCAACGGACTAGGTTATGATGATCGATTCCCTGTCAGTCGTGATCACTGTATACTCGGCCTGCGCTATGGGCATGCCAGAAGCCTCGACGAGGACGGGGTACTCATAGATGAACCTCTCCGCAAGCAGTGCCCTGACCGCTTCGCCGCTGCCCGAGACCCACCTCCTGGCGAAAGGCAGCGTCCTGAACCTCCTGTAGATCTCCTCGTATGCCCCCCTCTGAGGCTCGGCCTTCGGGCGTTTCAGCTTAACCAGGTGCAGGATGTTCCCCGGCTCCCTCTCCCTCACCTCGCCTGCTGCCTTGGGGAGGGTGGCGAAGGGCTCTATAGCGTAGACCGACCAGGGTTGGAACTTCCCGAGCGGCTCCCCCCCAGAGACGTTAGGTATACTCAGGCCGCTGTGGATCGTGTACTGCTCGATCTGGTGCCCCGTGAGGTTCCTTATCGGCTTGTAGCCCATCGACCTGATCGTCCTCTCGACCAGTGGCCCAACCTCCCCTATCTTCGCCCCGACTTTGACCGCCTGGACGCCCCTCTCCAGCGCGAGTTCGACTGCTTTTATCATGTCCTCGAACTCCGACCCGACCGAGATGGTCACCGCGGTGTCTGCTATGAACCCGTCTATGTGGACGCCGAGGTCGACCTTGACCAGCGATCCGTCCGGGACAACGGTCGTGTCGGAAGGCGGGGACGTGTAGTGTGCCCCTACCTCGTTTATGCTGACGTTGCAGGGGAATGCCGGGCTCCCGCCCATCCTGGCGATCTCGGACTCGACCCATTCGCATATGCCTAACACGCTCGCCCCGTGGAAGACCATCCGCGGGACGGCCTGCCTGACCGTTCTGGCTATCTTCCCGGCGAGCAGCAGCTTCTCCACGTCCTCCTCGTCGAACAACCTTGACCACAACCCCGCTGGCGCATATTGCGCGAGCAAGCATCTTCTATCCCGTCTGACGCAAAAAAGGTTATCCTTTTGATGTTCACCGTCGATGAAGAGGGCGGCGGCCGCTGAGGGTACGCGGGTGCCGTTAGAGTTAAAAACACCGGGGACTCAAGAGGTAAGAGTGATTCTTATGTGCGTACTAGGCAGAGACCGCCTCGTAGAGATGAACAAGAAATACCGGATCCTCGAGCCTTTCGTCGAGTCCCAGCTGGACGGTGACGGGTACATACTCACGGTCGGCGAGGACACCACACTCCAGTACCTGGAGCACCAGAACGTGATATCGAAGGAGATCGTATTCACGCCGCCTGAATGCGTCGCTTACCTCACCGCGAAGAGCAGGTACGGGAGGATGGGACTCTCGTTCCTGAACGCAGCGAAAGTCCACAGCGGCTTCGTCGGGAGGCTCGCCTTAGAGATAGTGAACCTGAGCAACGACCGGAGGCCGATCACGATAAGGGCTGGGGACCACTTCATGCACATCGAGTTCATAAGGAGGGAGGGGGCCCCCTCGCCGTACGTGGGAGAGTACCAGTTCCAGTACATGACTGAGGAGGAGATAAAGTCGTACCTCCCGGTTCTGAAGCAGGTCTTCCCCAACTTCGACGAGCTCTCGAAGATCTGGCTGAGGAAGAAGCTCAACCACGAGAGGTACTGAACAAAATCAATTAATTTTTATTCAATTAGTTTTTATGACTTCAAAGCCTAATTTTTTTGGCTACCCCGACAGCCACCGCGGCCTTCAACAGATCGCCAGGAAGGAACGGTATCACCCCCGCCCAGAGCGCTGCCCAGAAATTCCAGCCCATCCACCCCGCGAGCCAGACCCATCCGAGGGCGAAGACTACGACCATGCACAATCCCACCGCGGCGAAGTCTGCGTATCCCCTCCCCCCTGCCCTGCGCATTAGCCAGCCCGATGCGAACGAAGCAAGCAGGAAACCGAACAGGAACCCTCCTGTAGGTCCTATCAGTACCGCGTATCCGGCCATCCCCCTCGCAAAAACGGGGAGACCGACCGCCCCCATCATAAGGTATATTGCCTGGCTAAGGGGCGCCCTATCTTTTAGGATCAAAACGGAGAGGTAGAGGAAAAGCGTCTGAAGACTCAACGGGACAAGGTTTAACGGTAGCGGAATGGATATGAGTGCCCCGACCGCCGTCAGCGCGGCGAATACCGCTGCCAGGGTCAGTTCCTTTGCGCGCGAGGTCTTGCGCTCCACGTGGCTCCACCTGAATCCGAGCAAGTATAGTTAACTCTATTTATCCTTTAGGTTTACATCTGGTAAAGAAAATTTAAAATTACTCTAGAATGGAAAAAGCCCTTCGACTTGACTCCGCGGCCAGTCTCCAATCATCCCTTTGCTCGCACATGTTCAGCCGGTCTTGAACTGTAAAACAATTATGTTTATAATGTTTTGCTACAAGGTATTTACAGGTGAGCCGTAATTGCGTTCAAAACTACTTTTTGCGTCTACTCTTGCTATCCTTGTGATTATCTCTCCAGTGATAGCTGCGCCGAAGGTCAATCTAACAGCCTATGCCACTTGGGACTATGACATGGTCAACCTGGAGAAGGTGGAGTCGCTGTACACTGGCAAGGGAGTCTACGTGGCGGTACTGGACACAGGCCTCGCCCCGAACTGGAAGGACTACTTCCCTAAGGAGAGGATCGCCACGGATCTTGGTAAGGGGTTCAAGGAGATCCTGACCTGGGACAAGAAGACCGGGGAGTTGGTAGAAACAGGAAGGATCATCGAGACGACCTTCATCGGGTCGACCGGCAGCACACACGGAACCCACGTCGTGAGCACGATACTCGGATACAACTACTACGCCCCCGCAGATGCCGCCGCTGGTCTGCCGCTGCCTCCGATATTCGTCAAGGGGATCGCGCCTGAGGTTACCATAATCCCTGTGAAGGTTCTGTCCGACTATAATATCCCCGCTCCTCACGGCGGTGGAGGCTCCGAAGTCTTTGGGACCGACCGGGCCGTCGCAGCCGGGATCGACTACGCAACCGACCTGGCGATCGCTGGGTATCGCCCTATGATAGTGACGATGAGCCTCGGAGGTCCGGAGCCAACAGAAGTAATTGAGGCGGCGATAAACCGTGCTATCGAAAATGGGGTAATCGTGGTCGCGGCTGCAGGCAACGAGGGCGAATCCGGTATGAGCTATCCGGGGGCATATCCCCAGGTGATCTCAGTTGGTGCATGCGGCTGGACATACGAATGGTACTGGCCAAATGAAATTGCGCCCCCGCCGCGATACCGACTCTGGTGGCTCCAGGAGTACACATGGGGTTTCAACGATCTGCCAGAGGACAAAGAGGAATTGGTTGGACAAGTCTACATTACTGACTGGAGTAGCAGGGAAATAGCCGAGTTAGGTCAGCAGTTGGACGTCGTGGCTCCCGGGAGCTGGGTCAGAGGGCCGTATCCTGGATTACCTGGGTACAGCCACCTTCCGTGGTGGAGCAACGGACTCGGGTGGTATTTCGGCCGTAACCCTGGCAACTTCTATTACCTCGGCGGCACGAGCATGGCGACACCCCACGTTACCGGAATTGTTGCATTGATGCTGCAAAAGAATCCAAATCTGAACCAGACACAGGTGGAGGAAATACTCAAAACCACTGCCCTGCCAATACCTGAAGGGTCTGCTTCGGTATACGACTTTGACCACTGGGCGGAATTCTCTTGGTATTCGAATGCGACAGGCGCAGGCCTAGTTCAGGCAGATGAAGCCCTAGCGCAATCTTAAACTAACATTTTTTCCCTTTCTTCTTTCTTTCCTTTTTTCCTTTCTTCCTTCCTTTCTCAATCCGATCGTCGGTGTGGAACAAGCTTAAAAGCAGAGTTTTGGTTAGAATCATGTTAATTATGATACCAACAAAAGTTTTCTTCGTCAAGGGCGTGGGGGTCCACAGGGAGCGGTTGGCTGCATTCGAGCTCGCCCTCCGCGACGCCGGAATAGAAAAGTTCAACCTTGTGAACGTCTCGAGCATATTCCCCCCGAACTGCCAGATAATCTCGAAGGACGAGGGTCTGAGGCACCTCTCCCCCGGTCAGATAGTATACTGCGTGATGGCCAGGAACGAGACGAACGAGCCGAACAGGCTTATCTCCGCCGCCATTGGGCTCGCCGTCCCGCACGACCGTAACAGCTACGGCTACCTCGCCGAGCACCACGACTACGGGATGAAGGGCGAGAAGGCTGGGGAGTACGCCGAGGACCTTGCAGCCACGATGCTCGCAACGACCCTGGGGATCCCGTTCGACCCCAACCAGGCGTGGGAGGAGAGGGAGCAGCTCTACAAGGCGAGCGGCCTCATCATAAGGACGACCCATGTCGTGCAGTCCGCCGAGGGCCACAAGGACGGGCTGTGGACGTGCGTGGTCGCAGCGGCAATACTCGTGACCTGAGAGCCGCTTTGTGCGGTGCGCTGGCAGCCGTCGGTGGAGGGATGATTGGGTAAGGATCGGCCTGGTGCTTTGCCAAACGGAATCCCTTAGCCGTCGATTTCATGATTCGGACGGGACTCGAATCGGATTGAAGGGACGATGCCATGAAATTGCCTTCTGAGGCGCCCGGGACGTTATTCGATTTCTACGCGTCCCCGGAGCAGTTCCATTCTGACTATGGGCTCGCAGAATGTCCTGAGGTCGGTATCAGATATTCCCTAGTAATCAATGCCAAGCAGAACTTGTATCTCGACTCTTGGCGGAGCATTTCAGGCAAAAATGCCCTGTCGCTCCTTACCCCCTCCGCTAAGCGCGATCCTCCTCAAGAGTTGAGTTGAGGAGAGCATTAAAAGTACCACCCCCAGGTCGGGTGTTGCCCCCTTCCGTCGACCCATCCTTACGAATCCCTTACATCCTAGTTTGGGCGTCGAGGCTAGTGAGTTCAGTCTTGCCTTCCAAGCCCAACAAATCTTAATACACCCTTGATCCCAGTATGCACTTGTTGCTATCTGGAGGAAGGAGGCTTGCCCCTCTTCAAGTCGTTTTCGCCGCCCAAAGCCGGGCTGGAGATAGAGCTAAGCAAGGGCGAGTTTACCTTGGGAGAGACGCTGGAGGGCGTCGTACTGCTGAAGGCACAAGAGGACTTTGAAGCCCAGTCCGTGAACATCGATCTGGTCGGCAGGGAGAGGGTGAAAGGGGCACTGCTTGACTATTCCGGCGATGATCAGACCAGGATCTACAGCCCGGTGAATTCGCTTACGCGCACGGCTAGGACCACAGAGATGGATCTGCTGATGCACAGCAATCCCGTCCCTGTCTCTGGGCCGTTCAAGGCATCCAGGGACTATAGCGGTAGGTTCCAGTTCAGGCTCTTCATACCGTCTCACCTCGGACCGAGCTACAAGGGCGGAAGGCAGGACGGATCATGGCTGCAGAGGAGCTGGATGGTCAAGGCGACTGTGGCGGTCGCAGGCAGGCCTGACCTCGAGGCCTCCAAGGAGATCCAGGTCACTCTCCCCAAGCCCAGATCGCCGGACGTGGCCGGGGGGGCAACCCCAATCTCAGGGGCAGTGCCCTCGGGTCCCACAGCGACTGCCGCCGGGGCAACGCCAGCGGAGGAACAGGTGCCGACAAACTGCCCCAGGTGCGGTGCTCCATTCACCGTCACTCAGGAGGACATATTCGTAACCTGCAGGTACTGTGGCTATTCTTTGACGATCGCTTCACGCCAGAGGCTGGGCAAACACAGCATGCTCGAGACCCGGCTCTTCAGACAGCAAGCCGCAGAGGCTGCGAAGAGGTACATGGACAAGGGCATATTCCGGATAGGGGTGGCCAAGGAAGCGGTGATAACAAACTTGGTCCTGCGGTACCTCCCGTTCTGGGTCTTCCGTGCCAACACGACAACCTCCTTCAGGGGCACCGTCGGGGGAGGAATCGGTGTGCCAACTGCTGGCTCAGATGCACAGGCGGCCGAGGTTCTGGGGAGGATTATCCTCGCGGGTGCCGATGCCTACATGCGGAGCAGGGGAGGACCCGGAGCCAGGATCGGTTACAATCAGAGTGCGCCCAGACCAATCACACAGACCTTCTCGAACCACTATGTATGGCCGGTCCTCGCGAGAGCAAGCCTGATCACCGGGGTCGATTTCTACGAGATACCTGCGGAGATGAAGATACCGTTCGACCAGGGGAAGCTCCCCGCCGAATCCGAGTTCCTCAAGCCCGAGATGAATGAGGAAGATGCCAAACTCAAGGCAAAGACGGAGATCGAGGCTAAGGAGAGGCAGATCGCGAGCCGGAGGGTGAGCGTACTCGAGACCATCAGCACGACCATGTACCTGAGCGAAGGCGAGCTGATCCACGCGCCGGTCTGGTTCGTATACTACAATCTGAAGGGCGAAAGCTATGTGATCGCCATAGATGGCTGCACTGGAAAGCCCTTGGGGGGTGGCAGACCCGCCTTCAAGATAAGCCTGAGATAGTCAGTTGAAAGCGCATTTAAATGGAACTGTTATGATAGTATTGGACAGGTGTATGGGGTCTTACGATGAGTTCAGACACGCTTATAAAAATTAAGGAGAGGCAGGGGATGTTGAGCAGGATCCAAAACTTCCTTACGATGGGTTACGGCACTAAGGAAGACATACGCGAGGTAGACAAAGCACTCAGGGACAACTACTACCAGAGCTTCAAGGAGATGCGGCAGAAATGGTCTGAGATCAACCTGGCCGCGCTCGAGGCCGGGCTCAAAGGGGACGACTTCAAGAAAGTCCTGCAGGTCATGGATCGCCTGATGGAGAAGGTGCACCGGGCAGACTACGGATACGCGGGCCTATTCGACAGAAAAGGGAAGATCAGGGAAGAGGGGCTTGCAAAGAGCATTGAATTCGACAAAGAATTCGGGGAAGGACTCGGCGAGCTCGAGTCGGCTATCGATGAGGTCTACGGATCCTACGAGGCTGAGGACTGGCAGTCTGTATCCGCCAAGACAAAGCTGCTCCGGTCAAAAATAGTTAGCCTGGATCAGAAGTGGAACGAAAGGGAGCGCGTATTCAGGCCAATTGGAGTGTGATCGACATGCCAATCATAGAGAGGGTTGCTTGGGACCATGCAGGTCCAGAGGAGATCGCATACCGTTTCCCTAAATTGACACTCAAGTTTGGCAGCCAGGTAATAGTGATGGAGAACCAGTGGGCTGTCTTCTTCAGGGACGGGAAAGCATACGACGTATTCGGGCCCGGGAGGCATACGATAACCAGCGCCAACATCCCGCTGCTCACGGCAGCGCTCAGCAAACTCGGTTTGATGGACAAGATCTTCGACTGCGAGGTCATATTTGTCTCAAACAGCCAAATGAGGGCGAACTTCGGCGGAACCGCCTACTCGGCCCCGAGTGGCGACATAAAGTACCAGGCGGAGCTCGGGTACTACGGGTATGCACTTTACAAGGTCGAGGAGCCCAAGCTCTTCGTGATCGAGTTCTTCGGCAACCGCGGGGCAATGACCTCAAAGGATGTTGAGAGTTACATAAGGGGTTTTGTAAACGAGAGGATCATCAACGAGTTCGGGCAACACGACATCTTCGAACTGGTCAAGAACGTCGATGCCACGACGGACAAGGTGGCACTCAAGATCAGCGACGAGGCTGCCAGGATCGGTCTAAGGATAATCGACGCCGTCTTCGAGGGGGTGAAGATACCTGAAGAGGCCAGGCGCTTCGCCTCGGGGATGGGACAGCAGGCAATGATGATGCAGTACATGAAGGAGACCGCCTCAGAGCTGAAGGACAGCCAGGGTGGGGGCGCTGCAGCCGCGGGCCTCGGTGCAGGCGTAGGCCTCGGGATGCCGTTCATACTCGCCCAGCAGATGGGCCAAGCAGGGGCTCAGATGCCCCAGCAGGTGGTCCTGTGCCCCTCGTGCGGCGCGAAGAACCCCGTGAACACGAAGTTCTGCGGCAACTGCGGCGGCAGCCTGCTACCGCTGGCTAAACAGACCTGCCCCAACTGCAAGGCAGAAGTTCCAGAGAACTTTAAGTTCTGCCCCAACTGCGGCTCACCAATGAAAAAGCCCGAGCAACCTGTCTGCCCGAAGTGCGGCGAGAAGAGCCCGCCGGGGACAAAGTTCTGCGGGAACTGCGGGCAGAAACTCTAGAAACAATCCCCGGGTATTCTTCCCTTTCTATATTTTTCCTGGCTCACAATGTAAGACCATATGATAGAGATATCAGTGGGTTAATGCCTTTCTATAATCGGTGAATATCCGTGGAGTCTTTCATAATCGGTCACCTGATGAACATGGAAGTGGACGTCTACTGCGGCTGGAGCGACAAATTCTCGGGCAAGGTAGTCGCATGCGCGGACGGGGTCTTAACACTCGAGACTGAAAAAGGCGTCTACACGCACATTGCCATCGACAAGATCGTAGCAATATGGAAGAAGAAGCAGCCCTGGTGACACTCCAGACACGTACAACTCTTTTTTCT is a window encoding:
- a CDS encoding 4Fe-4S binding protein, which encodes MVSVKVDPEKCNGDAICISICPVSVFELNDNKAVPVREQDCILCMACVAQCPTQAIEVKE
- the nth gene encoding endonuclease III produces the protein MEPGEILRAMKAALAGGGETALAAVEERLRDPFAVLIATVLSHRTRDEKTSEAAARLFEKFRTPQELADADEAEVAGLIRGVGFYRNKARAVIRIAKEINEKHGGKVPNSLEELMELPSVGRKTANCTLVYGFGLEAIPVDTHVHRIANRLGLVETESPEETERRLMEIFPRSAWKEVNDTFVMFGKRTCRPVGPRCPSCPLKGFCKHYRIGRGQSPKPKGGKSERRL
- a CDS encoding Snf7 family protein; protein product: MPNNISDKWQRQEKESAADRVRDQIVPQPPMSERLNLAKRKLQEQIQHLDRVSQRLSAKDKDLYERMVKAYGEHDTQRAQLIANELAELRKIEQKTQYGKYALERAYTRIEMAKDFGDMVAALVPVGQVVKSVKGTLGEFLPSTDAALGELSGIMNDTLVSFSNITGESLITGPVSEDADKILKEAAAVAESRLKDKLPGAGTDQPLTDIQ
- the map gene encoding type II methionyl aminopeptidase, yielding MLAQYAPAGLWSRLFDEEDVEKLLLAGKIARTVRQAVPRMVFHGASVLGICEWVESEIARMGGSPAFPCNVSINEVGAHYTSPPSDTTVVPDGSLVKVDLGVHIDGFIADTAVTISVGSEFEDMIKAVELALERGVQAVKVGAKIGEVGPLVERTIRSMGYKPIRNLTGHQIEQYTIHSGLSIPNVSGGEPLGKFQPWSVYAIEPFATLPKAAGEVREREPGNILHLVKLKRPKAEPQRGAYEEIYRRFRTLPFARRWVSGSGEAVRALLAERFIYEYPVLVEASGMPIAQAEYTVITTDRESIIIT
- a CDS encoding biotin transporter BioY, whose translation is MERKTSRAKELTLAAVFAALTAVGALISIPLPLNLVPLSLQTLFLYLSVLILKDRAPLSQAIYLMMGAVGLPVFARGMAGYAVLIGPTGGFLFGFLLASFASGWLMRRAGGRGYADFAAVGLCMVVVFALGWVWLAGWMGWNFWAALWAGVIPFLPGDLLKAAVAVGVAKKIRL
- a CDS encoding S8 family serine peptidase, yielding MIISPVIAAPKVNLTAYATWDYDMVNLEKVESLYTGKGVYVAVLDTGLAPNWKDYFPKERIATDLGKGFKEILTWDKKTGELVETGRIIETTFIGSTGSTHGTHVVSTILGYNYYAPADAAAGLPLPPIFVKGIAPEVTIIPVKVLSDYNIPAPHGGGGSEVFGTDRAVAAGIDYATDLAIAGYRPMIVTMSLGGPEPTEVIEAAINRAIENGVIVVAAAGNEGESGMSYPGAYPQVISVGACGWTYEWYWPNEIAPPPRYRLWWLQEYTWGFNDLPEDKEELVGQVYITDWSSREIAELGQQLDVVAPGSWVRGPYPGLPGYSHLPWWSNGLGWYFGRNPGNFYYLGGTSMATPHVTGIVALMLQKNPNLNQTQVEEILKTTALPIPEGSASVYDFDHWAEFSWYSNATGAGLVQADEALAQS
- a CDS encoding arginine decarboxylase, pyruvoyl-dependent, encoding MIPTKVFFVKGVGVHRERLAAFELALRDAGIEKFNLVNVSSIFPPNCQIISKDEGLRHLSPGQIVYCVMARNETNEPNRLISAAIGLAVPHDRNSYGYLAEHHDYGMKGEKAGEYAEDLAATMLATTLGIPFDPNQAWEEREQLYKASGLIIRTTHVVQSAEGHKDGLWTCVVAAAILVT
- a CDS encoding SPFH domain-containing protein, encoding MPIIERVAWDHAGPEEIAYRFPKLTLKFGSQVIVMENQWAVFFRDGKAYDVFGPGRHTITSANIPLLTAALSKLGLMDKIFDCEVIFVSNSQMRANFGGTAYSAPSGDIKYQAELGYYGYALYKVEEPKLFVIEFFGNRGAMTSKDVESYIRGFVNERIINEFGQHDIFELVKNVDATTDKVALKISDEAARIGLRIIDAVFEGVKIPEEARRFASGMGQQAMMMQYMKETASELKDSQGGGAAAAGLGAGVGLGMPFILAQQMGQAGAQMPQQVVLCPSCGAKNPVNTKFCGNCGGSLLPLAKQTCPNCKAEVPENFKFCPNCGSPMKKPEQPVCPKCGEKSPPGTKFCGNCGQKL
- a CDS encoding MM0924 family protein; translated protein: MESFIIGHLMNMEVDVYCGWSDKFSGKVVACADGVLTLETEKGVYTHIAIDKIVAIWKKKQPW